The Methanoplanus sp. FWC-SCC4 genome has a window encoding:
- a CDS encoding DegT/DnrJ/EryC1/StrS family aminotransferase, with product MIPIARPYIGEEEIAAVSDVMRLGVLANGSVVTEFEKRFAKYCGCKYAVGTNSGTSALHAALLCTGIKPGDEVIVPSFTFIATATSVSMCGAKPVIVDVEDEYFTIDPDRILENITDKTKAVIGVHLFGQPFDLRAVLEICEDKNIFLIEDCAQAHGSLYQGQKVGSFGLSGCFSFYPTKNMTTGEGGIVTTSESSYDERLRRVVNHGQSEKYLHTELGFNLRMSNIDAAIGNVQLSKLDWMNERRCENANILSKGIDAEGIKKPVIRPGCSHVYHQYVICLEEDYKLSRDELMQKLNEKGIGCAVHYPMPVHKQPLYLSSGNYRYECPVSERLSESVLSLPVHPGVTTEDCEYICKVINGAD from the coding sequence ATGATCCCTATTGCCAGACCATACATTGGTGAGGAAGAGATTGCAGCAGTCTCGGACGTAATGCGTTTAGGAGTGCTTGCAAATGGTTCTGTTGTTACTGAATTTGAAAAAAGATTTGCCAAATACTGCGGCTGTAAATATGCGGTCGGGACAAATTCGGGGACTTCCGCACTTCATGCGGCGCTTCTGTGTACGGGAATAAAACCCGGTGATGAAGTAATCGTTCCTTCTTTTACCTTTATTGCAACAGCAACAAGTGTTTCAATGTGCGGTGCGAAACCTGTGATCGTTGATGTTGAGGATGAATATTTCACAATAGATCCCGACCGGATTCTGGAAAATATTACAGACAAGACAAAGGCAGTAATCGGCGTTCACCTCTTCGGGCAGCCCTTTGATTTAAGAGCTGTTTTGGAAATCTGCGAGGACAAAAATATATTCCTAATAGAGGACTGTGCACAGGCGCATGGCTCCCTTTACCAGGGGCAAAAAGTTGGAAGTTTTGGTCTTTCAGGCTGCTTCTCCTTTTACCCTACAAAAAACATGACCACCGGTGAAGGAGGTATAGTTACAACGTCTGAATCTTCATACGATGAAAGACTAAGGCGGGTTGTAAACCACGGCCAGAGTGAAAAATATCTTCACACTGAACTTGGGTTTAATTTAAGGATGAGCAATATCGATGCTGCTATTGGGAATGTCCAGCTTTCAAAACTGGACTGGATGAATGAGCGAAGATGCGAAAACGCGAATATATTATCAAAAGGTATTGATGCTGAGGGGATTAAAAAACCAGTTATAAGACCTGGGTGTTCTCATGTGTATCATCAGTATGTAATCTGCCTCGAAGAAGACTACAAACTCTCAAGGGATGAACTTATGCAGAAATTAAATGAAAAAGGGATTGGATGTGCAGTCCATTATCCGATGCCTGTTCATAAACAGCCCCTGTATTTGTCTTCCGGCAATTACAGGTATGAATGCCCTGTATCTGAAAGACTCTCAGAGTCTGTATTAAGCCTCCCCGTTCACCCCGGCGTTACAACA